From the genome of Lytechinus pictus isolate F3 Inbred chromosome 4, Lp3.0, whole genome shotgun sequence:
ctcttctcattttcttttccatCTCAACCACAGTACCTCATAATGAAGGTTATATGTGCCCTGGTTTCCCTGTTGCTCTTCGCGGGAGGAGGGTACACCGCCCCATCAGGGGCTCCTGACCAAGGTCAACCGGAAACGGAAGTGCTCCCTGTCGATGACACTGAAGGTATACATTTTTGCTTTGTTGTATATTTATTAAGATGATATTCAACACAATATTTGATTGTTGTTCCGAGAGAATTAGAAGAATTCTACAGATTAAATGAAAGTCGCATTAAGAACCGCTCCTATAAAGGCGATTGGCATCAGCAAAGagaattatgggggggggggagggcaacaAAAGATGTCATCCCccaaaaaatggaaaaacacGATAATCTTCCGCACTGACGCCGATGATAAACACCATAATCTgcatatattttatgtttttatttttggtttCGTACTTCTTTTCCGTTATGTTTCCAATCTACACCATGCCGTTTCCACATTTCCCTCCTTTCACTTACTAATCTTGActtgaattgattttaaaagGGGTCAAATGTGAAAAGGAGGATGACGACAGAATATTGTATGTCTGTTGGGTGGGCAATAGCTATCTAAAAAGCCGAGAAATTCTATTGTAACCGGTAACTATGAATTGGCATTATCAAATGGATAAACTAACGGTTcggttttttgtctcacctgcatagcagagtgagactataggcgccgcttttccgacggcggcggcgacggcggcggcggcgtcaacaccaaatcttaacctgaggttaagtttttgaaatgacagcataacttagaaagtatatggacctagttcatgaaacttaaccataaggttaataaagtattactgaacatcctgcctgagtttcatgtcacatgaccaaggtcaaaggtcatttagggtcaatgaacttagaccatgttgggggaatcaacatcaaaatcttaacctaaggttaagtttttgaaatgtcatcataacttagaaaatatatggacctagttcatgaaacttatacataaggttaatcaagtatcactgaacatcctgcatgagtttcacgtcacatgaccaaggtaaaaggtcatttagggtcaatgaactttggccgaattgggggtatctgttgaattaccatcataactttgaaagtttatggatctgattcatgaaacttggacataatagtaatcaagtattactgaacatcctttgcaagtttcaggtcacatgatcaaggtcaaaggtcatttagggtcaatgaactttggccaaattggggtatttgttgaattacagccataaatttgaaagtgtgttggtctagttcataaaacttggacataatagtaatcaagtatcactgaacatcctgtgcgagtttcaggtcacatgatcaaggtcaaaggtcatgtaaggtcaaagaactttggccacgttgggggtatttgttgaattgccatcatatctctataagtgtattggtctagttcataaaacgtggaaataagagtaaccaagtatcactgaacatattgtgcgagttatagtagttttcaaaatcagcactgctgctatattgaatcgcgtgatgcaggtgagacggccagaggcattccacttgtttagaaTCACTTAGCACCGCCAATATAATTTTGCAAGGATAGTACATTGCCTCGTGTGTAAGTAATGTGAGCATATCGAATGTTGCCACTGGGAACCATAgtgacaaaataatttttacacatttgtggaaataaaatagattttcaaattcaaattaatacTGTTGTTTAACCCTAATACCATGCAGCATTTAGCTCCATGCAAATACTATATAAGGAAGCAAAAtaatctatttttttgtttatacaGTATTTAGCTTTCCATACACATAATAGATCTGATTTTGTTGGATAATGACTACCAAAGGGCTTGAATCTTTAAATCCATACCGCCgatattgcttttattcttcGGATAAAATGAAGCTGGTCATGAACTGTTTCATAATGTTCTTCATAAAAAAGGTTACGAACGACTTTCCGAGCAATAAAGAtccatggtcatgatgatgtAGGCCAAGAATTTCTGCTGAGGTTTTGTCAAAGTTGGACTATATTTCAAATTCGTCTCAAATCGTACATGCTTCGCACTGTCAAATTGAATAGTTAGTTTTACTTATATAAAATGTTCATCAACAAGATTTGCATATTTCAATTTATGTAGCCCAACTTTTTCCCCAAATCGTTCGACGTATACACGATTCATCATGAGATGGCGcaatttttaacatttcatcCGAGCAATGTAATTAGAGTATTTAagcaactctttttttttcaatacgcAACAGCAATGTCGATTCATTTGTCTGACAAGAAGGGTAAAAACCTTCAAGCTGTTTTATTACCCGACTGCTAGAATATGACAAACAATATTAGTCGCTTCcacttatgttttttttttaattacttccAAATTTGCAGATAAAGACCAACAACCTTTATCCAACTTGCCCAAGCCAGGGGATGGGAAACTGATACCTGAGTTCTTATCAGAAGAACCTTTGGCAGACAAGATTGACGGGAATGAAGAAGGAGACAATAATAAAGAACTGGAAGATATATCATACGTTTCTGCAAACGATGAAGATGACATCTCTGAATACTCAATGTCCTATCCGTCGTGGTTGCCTGATGGGTTTTTCACAAGTATCAACGACGTGGACGCCGAACAGACCGAGGAAGCTATCCTGGATGGGATCGAAGCTGCGCTTGTCAATGAGAAAATTGAGCCGCTGTACAGATCGATATCACATCTGAAGTCGCTTCTGCATCAGCTGCGGGAGAAGGCCAGTCAGGACCTGGAGTCGATGTCCGGGGAGGAGAGTTTTTATTCATCTTCAGGGGAGTCCTACGATGATTCAGCCACGCGGGGTGACGACAACTTAGACATGATGGCCGGGAACGGATACGGTGCTGTTTCAGATGATAGACTGCGCTTCCCCGGTCAGGTAATCCAAGGTAACCAAGAAGTGCCAAAGAACGGCTCAAAGGCAATACCGAAGAACAATGCCATTGAGTCAGCAATGAACAACGTTCCTGAAACATACAGGAAGGCAAATCACATAAAGCCTGGTCGACGTTTCAAGAGAGACTTAGGTTGGGGACGCCGGGGCAAACCAAGGTATAACAACTTGGCAGTTGCTGATGCAGATGATGACAGCATATCGTCGGTGTTAGCAGATGAAACCGTTGATGGTGACTCTGCGCTAGAGTCATCATGGATGAGTTCTTCCGATGCAGGGGACTCCGCTCTTGAGCTCAACGATATTGGGAGGAAACCGCTGAACTTTCAACAAAGAATAGAAATTAAACCAAGAGAGGAAACAAACTGGAGAAAGGTCTTTCTTAATCTGCGTGGTCGTCTTGGAGCGCCTATACAGAGGCTGGAcaggagaagaagaaataaagaggaTCTGAAAACATTCCTCAACAGCATGCCAACTTTGGAAGGTCTCCGGAAACGCACATGTAAGTGAATGACAGCATTGACTGTCACCAAAGACTGGTTGATTGATGTGGCAGAGAGAATTTGTGTGGTcgaaattattatttgtatgtCAGTAGTCCTAATGATTAATCCCTTGATGATCTAAAAATATCAACAGAATTTAAGTTGAGCTCAAGTTATGCCTTTGACAGAATGGTGACCCCAATCTTTGCCTCTACTAGATCGTAGTCATGTTGATGCCAGCGTCAGTAATATAATTTAATTGactacttatttatttgtttgttcatGTTTCATTAATTGCAATAACAAGCAGATGAGAGAAGTCTGCTTCAGTAAGATGAAACAACAGTTCACTTTAAAAGACTTCTTAATTAGATCAAATTtaaattattgaattaattttttttgttattcctAGTTCAGCTATTATTTTCAGCATCTTGTATGCGTCGTGGTGGCGAACTTTCTCGACAGAAGTATATATTTCACGAGCGTGCACGCATGAGCTAGAAAATATGGCCACATCTGGGCCAAAGCAATGTAATCATCATAATAGTGTATATTGCACTCTGCAAAATGGAAACAAGCGCTATTTTTTCCATTATAATTGCATTCTTATCgcatttcatttgtattcacCAGTGATTCCCGATGAAGATGAGGACGAGGAGTTTGAAATACCAGACCCGGGACCGTTCTACCCCGAGCCGCTGAATCTTCCACCACCAGACAACGTTATCCGCCCAGAGCTACCACCTGATGATACGTTGCCATGGGAACTGCCTCCTGATTTCGACGAGGACAACGCCTTGCTGGAGGAGCAGACGAATGGCCTTGATATGATCAACCATTATAATAAACGATATCGGTATCTTAGGGTAAGTTCTGCTGATTAGCGCCACAATCACCAATGATACCAACTTAAAATCGTCATGTGATCTGTCATTCGAATcaacttgatattttatttcgGTCTAGAGTCGGTTTGCCACTGTGTTTGTAGCACGAAAGTCAGTCACTCGAAAAGATTTAGACAATGGAGCGAACCCTTGATCGGTAGCGATAATATATTTTTCCTACAAATTTCCGGACGAGATTGTTTTGTATCTTTTAATAGAATAAAACATTTTCGTTTGCGAGATCTAACAAAACTTTTGCGATCGTTAtttaaatttgttatattttggaCAGGCATTGCGTTCGATGTCTAGGCTCAATCGTTTTGATACAGATTAGTTCCTGTTTTAACTATGTACTGCTTGTGATAAAAGTCACTGTTCTCCGACACTTCACACTAAATCTTAACATTTCCTGTCACTTCCAagtaattttgaagaaaaaaaagaacataaataaTATCTTCAATTGATAAAACAATCCACATTTTTCAAAGCAGATGTTGATAATTAGTACTGTAGCCGAGGACGTTGTTTCGTAAATTCTTTCagcgttgtttttttttcaccacaGGATGTTGAGCGTTCCATCATGGATGAATCCCTAGAAGACTTGGCCCTACAGCTAGCCGGGAGGCAGCCATCGAGGTCTAACGCTCTTAGGGTTCGGAGAGTCATGCAGATTCCACCACCGCCCCCATACGGTAGAAAGGTGGTAAAATCACTCTACAGGAAGAAAGCCTATGGCTATCCTTTCATGGCAGACGAGTTTGCTGATGAGTTGATACCGAACTCATGGGAGTCCGGCGGAGAAGACTTCAACCAACCCTACAATGCCTTCAACCCGCAGGACCAGGACGAACCACATTCGTGGGGAGAATACCTCCAGTTTGGTCGTATCGAAGGTTCTAATGAAGCCTCGGATATGGTATCCCGGCTGATGTCCGCAATCAAGACCAAG
Proteins encoded in this window:
- the LOC129258478 gene encoding uncharacterized protein LOC129258478 codes for the protein MKVICALVSLLLFAGGGYTAPSGAPDQGQPETEVLPVDDTEDKDQQPLSNLPKPGDGKLIPEFLSEEPLADKIDGNEEGDNNKELEDISYVSANDEDDISEYSMSYPSWLPDGFFTSINDVDAEQTEEAILDGIEAALVNEKIEPLYRSISHLKSLLHQLREKASQDLESMSGEESFYSSSGESYDDSATRGDDNLDMMAGNGYGAVSDDRLRFPGQVIQGNQEVPKNGSKAIPKNNAIESAMNNVPETYRKANHIKPGRRFKRDLGWGRRGKPRYNNLAVADADDDSISSVLADETVDGDSALESSWMSSSDAGDSALELNDIGRKPLNFQQRIEIKPREETNWRKVFLNLRGRLGAPIQRLDRRRRNKEDLKTFLNSMPTLEGLRKRTLIPDEDEDEEFEIPDPGPFYPEPLNLPPPDNVIRPELPPDDTLPWELPPDFDEDNALLEEQTNGLDMINHYNKRYRYLRDVERSIMDESLEDLALQLAGRQPSRSNALRVRRVMQIPPPPPYGRKVVKSLYRKKAYGYPFMADEFADELIPNSWESGGEDFNQPYNAFNPQDQDEPHSWGEYLQFGRIEGSNEASDMVSRLMSAIKTKEAKDTILEHLLHIRDASPELQREILLQALVAEADPVDGGPNNVLGYDNQQFDSDEDTQWGNFKSNEETDDDGENAISDDQTEGEGNHDTNQNAAAGNTVEVGGWDSSLSGEDKGTNEAEYFSDASESDASVPDWEDIPDELQSNIPQLFEEMKQQILIQKLAEFLQRTASSENRRI